The Providencia sp. PROV188 genome includes a region encoding these proteins:
- the gmhB gene encoding D-glycero-beta-D-manno-heptose 1,7-bisphosphate 7-phosphatase, with protein sequence MSKGIPAIFLDRDGTINIDHGYVHQIDDFEFIEGSIEAMIELKKMGYALVVVTNQSGIGRGIYTEDQFMTLTEWMDWSLADRGVDLDGIYFCPHHPDATVEEYKQECNCRKPKPGMLLDAQQFLNIDMTSSIMVGDKLADMQAGKAALVGTNVLVKSGEPVTDDAIASADLVINSLADLPKALKSITK encoded by the coding sequence GTGAGCAAAGGCATTCCAGCAATCTTTCTAGATAGAGATGGCACAATTAATATCGACCATGGTTATGTACATCAAATTGATGACTTCGAATTTATCGAAGGCTCAATTGAAGCCATGATTGAACTCAAAAAGATGGGATATGCATTAGTTGTCGTGACTAATCAATCTGGTATCGGTCGTGGTATTTATACCGAAGACCAGTTTATGACACTGACTGAGTGGATGGATTGGTCTCTAGCTGACCGCGGTGTTGATTTAGATGGTATCTACTTCTGTCCTCATCACCCAGATGCAACAGTAGAAGAATATAAGCAAGAATGTAATTGCCGCAAACCAAAACCGGGAATGCTTTTAGATGCCCAGCAATTTTTAAACATTGATATGACTTCTTCTATTATGGTTGGCGACAAACTTGCAGATATGCAAGCGGGTAAAGCTGCTCTTGTGGGTACAAATGTGTTAGTAAAAAGTGGCGAACCTGTTACAGATGACGCTATTGCGAGTGCAGATTTGGTGATTAATAGTCTTGCAGACCTGCCAAAAGCCTTAAAAAGCATCACAAAGTAA